A region from the Citrobacter telavivensis genome encodes:
- a CDS encoding MFS transporter, whose amino-acid sequence MTSTSLTETDIAGSHPDEKLSIREKIGYGLGDAGGTVITCLIMNFLTFFYTDVFGLTPALVGTLFLVLRVFDAISDPIMGAVADRTRSRWGRFRPWQLWIAVPIGVIGVLTFTVPDASTGVKIAWAFGTYLLLSVSYTAINVPYCALINTMTTRHTEVIACQSWRFVLCGVAGFLVSVGLPWLVETLGHGNTAQGYQLGVGVLCAVAVVMFLCCFFWVRERVSLNMMGHFSLREHLAGLRKNDQLLLMLLMSFLLINVFNIRGGGYMYFITYVLQGSTAYTSLFFTMVTFASIIGSVMVNLLSRRIDTVKLYYHTNLVLALLAVIMWFLPASPDWQTLWLVVILGNGIILGFTLPLHFSLMAFADDYGEWKTGVRSSGMNFAFNLFFIKLAWASSAGIISLVFIAVAYRAGAENQTPASLQGIFSMESLLPALFHLLLALSIRACKLNNPMMARISGDLRQRHAQAL is encoded by the coding sequence ATGACCTCTACATCACTGACGGAAACGGATATTGCCGGAAGTCATCCCGACGAAAAATTGTCGATCCGAGAAAAGATTGGCTACGGGCTGGGCGACGCGGGTGGCACGGTGATCACCTGCCTGATCATGAACTTTTTGACCTTTTTCTACACCGATGTCTTCGGGCTGACGCCCGCACTGGTTGGCACCTTGTTTTTGGTGCTGCGCGTTTTCGACGCTATTTCCGATCCGATTATGGGCGCGGTTGCTGACCGTACCCGCAGCCGCTGGGGGCGTTTTCGCCCGTGGCAACTGTGGATCGCCGTGCCCATCGGCGTTATCGGCGTACTGACCTTTACCGTTCCGGACGCATCAACGGGGGTCAAAATCGCCTGGGCCTTTGGCACGTATTTGTTGCTTTCGGTGAGCTATACCGCGATTAACGTTCCTTATTGTGCGCTAATCAATACCATGACCACGCGCCACACTGAAGTCATTGCCTGCCAGTCCTGGCGCTTTGTGCTGTGCGGTGTGGCGGGCTTTTTGGTCTCCGTCGGGCTGCCGTGGCTGGTGGAGACGCTCGGCCATGGCAACACCGCGCAGGGTTACCAGCTTGGCGTCGGCGTACTGTGCGCCGTCGCGGTGGTAATGTTCCTGTGCTGCTTCTTCTGGGTACGTGAGCGGGTGTCGCTCAACATGATGGGCCACTTTTCCCTGCGCGAACATCTGGCGGGCCTGCGCAAAAACGACCAGTTACTGCTGATGCTGTTGATGTCATTCCTACTGATTAACGTGTTTAATATTCGCGGCGGCGGCTACATGTACTTCATCACCTACGTGTTGCAGGGCAGCACCGCCTACACCTCGCTGTTTTTTACCATGGTGACGTTCGCTTCCATTATCGGTTCGGTGATGGTTAACCTGCTGTCGCGCCGCATTGATACGGTCAAACTCTACTATCACACTAACCTGGTGTTAGCTTTACTTGCGGTCATTATGTGGTTTCTGCCCGCCAGTCCTGACTGGCAGACGTTATGGTTGGTCGTGATCCTCGGGAACGGCATTATCCTTGGCTTTACCCTACCGCTGCACTTTTCGCTGATGGCCTTTGCCGACGACTACGGCGAGTGGAAAACCGGCGTGCGTTCCTCCGGCATGAACTTTGCCTTCAACCTGTTCTTTATCAAGCTGGCATGGGCCTCCAGCGCCGGAATTATCAGCCTGGTGTTTATTGCCGTTGCTTACAGGGCAGGGGCGGAAAACCAGACGCCCGCGTCATTGCAGGGGATTTTCTCAATGGAAAGCCTGCTGCCCGCACTGTTCCACCTGCTGCTGGCGCTGTCTATCCGCGCCTGTAAACTCAATAACCCGATGATGGCCCGTATTTCCGGTGATTTACGCCAGCGTCACGCCCAGGCCCTGTAG
- a CDS encoding glycoside hydrolase family 127 protein: MKPEIMEVDLHRLKVSDPFFGQYQQLVRDVVIPYQWDALNDRIAEAEPSHAIENFRIAAGRQQGEFYGMVFQDSDVAKWLEAVAWSLCQKPDAELEKTADEVIELIAAAQCEDGYLNTYFTAKAPDKRWSNLAECHELYCAGHMIEAGVAFFQATGKRSLLNVVCRFADYIDSVFGKEEHKLHGYPGHPEVELALMRLYEVTQEPRYLNLSRYFVEARGTQPHYYDIEFEKRGGTSHWLIYGAGWMTHDKDYSQAHLPLADQQTAIGHAVRFVYLMTGVAHLARLSQDEEKRQICLRLWKNMAQRQLYITGGIGSQGRGEAFSCDYDLPNDTVYAESCASIGLMMFARRMLEMEADSQYADVMERALYNTVLGGMALDGKHFFYVNPLEVQPNVLKFNHIYDHIKPVRQRWFGCACCPPNIARTLTSIGHYIYTPRPEALYINLYIGNRVTVPVNGGELGLKISGNFPWQERVEISIDSPQPVAHTLALRLPDWCDKPQVLLNGSPAEGEVRKGYLHIRRDWGAGDTLTLTLPMPVRRVYGNPQVRHVAGKVALQRGPLVYCLEEADNGALLHNLSLPKESAFTAIEGKGIFAHNVLIQAQGYRQSPKQQGEQPLWHYDTAPGARQDHTLTFIPWFSWANRGEGEMRIWVDEA, encoded by the coding sequence ATGAAACCTGAAATCATGGAAGTGGATCTCCACCGGCTTAAGGTCAGCGATCCGTTTTTCGGCCAGTACCAGCAACTGGTGCGCGATGTGGTAATCCCTTATCAGTGGGATGCGCTTAACGATCGTATTGCGGAAGCGGAACCCAGCCATGCGATTGAAAACTTCCGTATCGCCGCCGGGCGGCAGCAGGGGGAGTTTTACGGCATGGTGTTCCAGGACAGCGATGTGGCGAAATGGCTGGAGGCGGTGGCGTGGTCGCTGTGCCAGAAGCCAGATGCGGAACTTGAGAAAACCGCCGACGAGGTGATCGAGCTGATTGCCGCCGCCCAGTGTGAAGACGGTTATCTGAATACGTATTTCACCGCCAAAGCGCCGGATAAGCGCTGGAGCAATCTGGCCGAATGCCACGAGCTTTACTGCGCCGGACATATGATTGAAGCGGGCGTCGCCTTCTTTCAGGCCACCGGCAAGCGTAGCCTGCTGAACGTGGTGTGCCGCTTTGCTGACTATATCGACAGCGTGTTCGGCAAAGAAGAGCACAAGCTGCACGGTTATCCCGGCCACCCGGAGGTGGAGCTGGCGCTGATGCGGCTGTATGAAGTGACACAGGAGCCGCGCTATCTGAATCTGTCGCGCTATTTTGTCGAAGCGCGCGGTACGCAGCCGCACTATTACGACATTGAGTTTGAAAAACGCGGTGGCACTTCGCACTGGCTGATTTACGGCGCGGGCTGGATGACGCACGATAAGGACTACAGCCAGGCGCATTTACCGTTAGCGGATCAACAGACGGCCATCGGTCACGCGGTGCGTTTTGTCTACCTGATGACCGGCGTGGCACATCTGGCGCGCTTAAGTCAGGACGAAGAAAAACGCCAGATCTGCCTGCGTCTGTGGAAAAACATGGCGCAGCGCCAGCTGTACATCACCGGCGGTATCGGTTCGCAGGGACGTGGTGAAGCGTTCAGTTGCGACTACGATCTGCCAAACGATACGGTATACGCCGAAAGCTGCGCCTCCATCGGCCTGATGATGTTTGCGCGTCGGATGCTGGAAATGGAAGCCGACAGCCAGTACGCCGACGTGATGGAGCGCGCGCTCTACAATACTGTGTTGGGCGGCATGGCGTTGGACGGTAAGCATTTCTTCTATGTGAATCCGCTGGAAGTGCAGCCAAACGTACTGAAATTCAACCATATTTACGATCACATCAAACCTGTTCGTCAGCGCTGGTTCGGCTGCGCCTGCTGCCCGCCGAATATCGCGCGTACGCTGACCTCTATTGGTCACTATATTTATACGCCGCGCCCGGAAGCGCTCTATATCAATCTGTATATCGGCAACCGCGTAACGGTTCCGGTCAATGGCGGTGAGCTGGGCCTGAAAATTAGCGGTAATTTCCCCTGGCAGGAACGGGTGGAGATAAGTATCGACTCCCCACAGCCGGTGGCGCATACGCTGGCGCTGCGGCTGCCGGACTGGTGCGACAAGCCACAGGTGTTGCTCAACGGTTCGCCTGCCGAGGGTGAGGTACGCAAGGGCTATCTGCATATCCGCCGTGACTGGGGAGCGGGCGACACCCTCACGTTAACGCTGCCGATGCCGGTACGCCGTGTTTACGGCAATCCGCAGGTGCGCCACGTGGCGGGTAAAGTCGCGCTACAACGCGGGCCGTTGGTGTACTGTCTGGAAGAAGCCGACAACGGCGCGTTACTGCATAATCTGAGCCTGCCGAAAGAGAGCGCGTTTACCGCCATCGAAGGGAAAGGTATTTTCGCGCATAACGTTCTGATTCAGGCGCAGGGATACCGGCAAAGCCCAAAACAGCAGGGCGAGCAGCCGCTGTGGCACTACGACACCGCCCCCGGTGCGCGTCAGGATCACACGCTGACGTTTATCCCATGGTTTAGCTGGGCCAACCGCGGCGAAGGGGAGATGCGGATTTGGGTGGATGAGGCGTAG
- a CDS encoding helix-turn-helix domain-containing protein, translated as MLDLSIALPIRVQNGGLFISRGVGSHPARRLESWELIFVQQGTLTIRENDVQFEVKAGESLLLWPQRRHVGIGDFPPDLTFYWVHFDVLPATTNPTQLLSLPQHISVSSPQYVMSLFRQFLSEQENRRHGPALEFILLLILQQIASAAGSETHGDSAGVALAYKARKQIRTQYHLPLSTSQLARELHCNADYLGRVYRRIFHMTMTEAIHRQRVSAAEKLLISDSLALSEVSEKCGFNDVGYFRQIFRKHTGLTPAAWKRRYCKEHINSD; from the coding sequence ATGCTTGATTTATCCATAGCGCTTCCGATTAGGGTACAAAACGGCGGTTTGTTCATCTCGCGCGGCGTAGGCAGCCATCCGGCACGCAGGCTGGAATCCTGGGAGTTGATTTTTGTACAACAGGGGACGCTGACCATTAGAGAGAACGACGTCCAGTTTGAGGTTAAGGCCGGAGAAAGCTTGTTGCTGTGGCCTCAGCGCCGCCACGTCGGGATTGGGGATTTCCCGCCGGATCTCACATTTTACTGGGTGCATTTTGACGTGCTGCCCGCGACAACAAATCCGACACAGTTACTCTCGTTACCGCAGCATATCAGCGTCAGCAGCCCACAGTACGTCATGTCGCTGTTTCGTCAGTTTTTAAGCGAACAGGAAAACAGGCGTCACGGCCCGGCACTGGAATTTATTTTGCTGTTGATTTTGCAGCAAATCGCCTCAGCGGCGGGGAGCGAAACCCACGGTGATAGCGCTGGCGTGGCGTTGGCCTATAAGGCGCGCAAGCAAATTCGCACCCAGTATCACCTGCCACTCTCCACATCGCAGCTTGCCCGGGAGTTGCATTGCAACGCCGATTACCTGGGACGGGTTTACCGACGGATATTTCATATGACGATGACCGAAGCCATTCATCGACAGCGCGTCAGTGCCGCAGAAAAACTGTTAATTAGCGATTCGCTGGCACTCAGCGAAGTGTCGGAAAAGTGTGGATTTAATGACGTTGGATATTTTCGGCAGATTTTTCGCAAGCATACTGGCCTGACGCCAGCCGCATGGAAACGGCGATATTGTAAGGAACATATCAATTCAGACTGA
- the aaeR gene encoding HTH-type transcriptional activator AaeR, which translates to MERLKRMSVFAKVVEFGSFTAAARRLQMSVSSISQTVAKLEDELQVKLLNRSTRSIGLTEAGKIYYQGCRRMLHEVQDVHEQLYAFNNTPIGTLRIGCSSTMAQNVLAGITAKMLKEHPGLTVNLVTGIPAPDLIADGLDVVIRVGALQDSSLFSRRLGAMPMVLCAAKSYLAQYGIPEKPADLTNHSWLEYSVRPDNEFELIAPEGISTRLIPQGRFVTNDPMTLNRWLTAGAGVAYVPLMWVINEINRGELEILLPRYQSDPRPVYALYTEKDKLPLKVQVVINYLTDYFVDVATIFQGMHGRGKEK; encoded by the coding sequence ATGGAACGATTAAAACGCATGTCGGTGTTCGCGAAAGTGGTGGAATTTGGTTCCTTCACCGCCGCTGCCAGACGGTTACAAATGAGTGTTTCGTCGATCAGCCAGACGGTGGCAAAACTGGAAGATGAGCTGCAGGTTAAGTTGCTGAACCGCAGCACGCGCAGCATTGGGCTTACTGAAGCTGGCAAAATTTATTATCAGGGCTGTCGGCGTATGCTGCATGAAGTGCAGGATGTTCATGAGCAGCTTTACGCCTTTAACAACACGCCGATTGGTACGCTGCGCATTGGCTGTTCTTCAACCATGGCACAAAATGTCCTCGCGGGGATCACCGCCAAAATGCTCAAAGAGCATCCAGGCCTGACGGTCAATCTGGTCACCGGTATTCCGGCACCCGATCTGATTGCCGACGGCCTGGATGTCGTCATCCGCGTGGGCGCCCTGCAGGATTCCAGTCTGTTTTCCCGTCGCCTGGGCGCAATGCCGATGGTGCTGTGCGCAGCGAAAAGCTATCTCGCCCAATACGGTATACCGGAAAAACCGGCCGACCTCACCAACCACTCCTGGCTGGAATACAGCGTGCGTCCGGATAATGAATTCGAACTGATCGCCCCGGAAGGGATCTCCACGCGACTGATCCCACAAGGGCGATTCGTCACTAACGATCCGATGACCCTCAACCGCTGGCTGACCGCCGGTGCGGGGGTCGCCTATGTCCCGCTGATGTGGGTGATCAACGAGATCAATCGGGGCGAGCTTGAGATCTTACTGCCGCGCTACCAGTCCGATCCGCGTCCGGTCTATGCGCTGTATACCGAAAAAGACAAACTGCCACTGAAAGTGCAGGTGGTGATTAACTACCTGACCGACTATTTCGTCGACGTGGCAACGATTTTTCAGGGAATGCACGGACGAGGAAAAGAGAAATAG